A window of the Bacteroides thetaiotaomicron VPI-5482 genome harbors these coding sequences:
- a CDS encoding FKBP-type peptidyl-prolyl cis-trans isomerase, with translation MKKVSIFMAIAAAASLASCTAQAPKANLKTDIDSLSYSIGMAQTQGLKGYLTGRLDVDTAYMAEFIKGLNEGANKTSKKDIAYMAGLQIGQQISNQMMKGINQELFAGDSTKTISKDNFMAGFIAGTLEKGGVMTMEAAQEYTRTAMETIKAKAMEEKYADNKAAGEKFLAENKTKEGVKTTESGLQYKVITEGKGEIPADTCKVKVNYKGTLIDGTEFDSSYKRNEPATFRANQVIKGWTEALTMMPVGSKWELYIPQELAYGSRESGQIKPFSTLIFEVELVGIEKDKK, from the coding sequence ATGAAAAAAGTTAGTATTTTTATGGCAATCGCCGCTGCTGCAAGTCTTGCTTCTTGTACAGCTCAAGCTCCTAAAGCAAATCTGAAAACAGACATCGACTCACTGTCTTACTCTATCGGTATGGCTCAGACTCAAGGTCTGAAAGGCTATCTGACAGGCCGTCTGGACGTTGATACTGCTTACATGGCAGAATTCATCAAAGGTTTGAACGAAGGTGCAAACAAGACTAGCAAGAAAGACATCGCTTATATGGCAGGTCTTCAGATCGGTCAGCAGATCAGCAACCAGATGATGAAGGGTATCAACCAAGAACTGTTCGCTGGTGACTCTACCAAAACGATCAGCAAAGACAACTTCATGGCTGGTTTCATCGCAGGTACACTGGAAAAAGGTGGCGTGATGACTATGGAAGCTGCTCAGGAATATACTCGCACAGCTATGGAAACTATCAAAGCGAAAGCTATGGAAGAAAAATACGCTGACAATAAAGCTGCCGGTGAAAAATTCCTTGCTGAAAACAAAACTAAAGAAGGTGTGAAAACTACTGAAAGCGGATTGCAGTACAAAGTAATCACTGAAGGTAAAGGTGAAATCCCTGCCGACACTTGCAAAGTGAAAGTGAACTATAAAGGTACTTTGATCGACGGTACAGAATTCGACAGCTCTTACAAACGTAACGAGCCTGCTACTTTCCGTGCCAACCAAGTAATCAAAGGCTGGACAGAAGCTCTGACTATGATGCCTGTAGGTTCTAAATGGGAACTTTACATCCCGCAAGAACTCGCTTACGGTTCAAGAGAATCAGGACAGATCAAACCGTTCTCTACTCTGATTTTCGAAGTTGAGTTGGTAGGTATCGAAAAAGATAAGAAATAA
- a CDS encoding Lrp/AsnC family transcriptional regulator, whose product MEKIDNLDRQILEIISQNARIPFKDVAAECGVSRAAIHQRVQRLIDLGVIVGSGYHVNPKSLGYRTCTYVGIKLEKGSMYKSVVAELQKIPEIVECHFTTGPYTMLTKLYACDNEHLMDLLNNKMQEIPGVVATETLISLEQSIKKEIPIRVEK is encoded by the coding sequence ATGGAAAAAATAGACAACCTCGACAGGCAGATTCTAGAGATTATTTCACAGAATGCCCGCATCCCTTTCAAAGACGTAGCAGCCGAATGCGGAGTGTCACGTGCAGCTATCCATCAACGCGTACAAAGACTGATCGACTTGGGCGTCATCGTAGGCTCAGGCTATCATGTAAACCCGAAATCACTGGGTTACAGAACTTGTACATACGTGGGAATCAAACTGGAAAAAGGTTCTATGTACAAATCAGTGGTGGCCGAGTTACAAAAGATTCCGGAAATTGTGGAATGCCATTTCACTACCGGTCCTTACACCATGCTGACCAAACTCTACGCATGCGACAACGAACACCTGATGGACTTGCTGAATAACAAAATGCAAGAAATACCGGGTGTGGTTGCTACAGAAACACTGATTTCTCTGGAACAGAGTATCAAAAAAGAAATTCCTATCCGCGTAGAAAAATAA
- a CDS encoding DUF4491 family protein — MEFLNEYHLAGLFIGICTFLIIGLFHPVVVKAEYYWGTKCWWIFLILGIAGVAASLSIDNVILSSLLGVFAFSSFWTIKEVFEQEDRVKKGWFPKNPKRKYKF; from the coding sequence ATGGAATTCCTGAATGAATATCACCTTGCCGGGTTATTTATCGGAATTTGTACCTTTTTGATTATCGGCCTTTTTCACCCTGTCGTGGTAAAGGCCGAATATTATTGGGGCACCAAATGCTGGTGGATATTCCTGATACTAGGCATTGCAGGTGTCGCAGCATCGCTGAGCATCGACAATGTCATTCTGTCTTCTCTGTTAGGCGTATTTGCCTTCTCTTCGTTCTGGACCATCAAAGAGGTCTTTGAGCAGGAAGATCGGGTGAAAAAAGGCTGGTTCCCCAAGAACCCGAAACGCAAATATAAGTTCTGA
- a CDS encoding phage integrase SAM-like domain-containing protein — MLTIKAEIKRSELKVDGTYNVKIRFTLDRKVKRLSTNLFVTQQDLTKSLKFKEDTSIKREIDRLVLYYREQCLKLQLDQNHYSLDEIIEFLNGEQEKQQTIDFIKFSREWIASTTIKGAPNYTTAINALVRFVGKEELDINLITLDFLEQFKAFLIGERDARTKKLMQQGKRVTSNRTLSLYLVSIKKLFNEAKRKFNKKDKNLILIPNSPFEDFKIPKQEATRKRAIPADIIKKVWKLPYKDMKKGYKSTCRYNLAKDCFILSFCLIGINSADLYNATKMRGNTIIYNRTKTKARRLDGAKMMVDIPKIVQPLIDKYKDSTGKRLFNFYQYYGDEKTFNKAINSGLKEIGSILEVDDLEYYAARHSWATIALNKVGIDKYIVHAALNHIDDSMKVTDIYIERDFVNENKANAKVVKYVFGK, encoded by the coding sequence ATGCTGACTATTAAAGCTGAGATTAAAAGGAGTGAACTAAAAGTTGACGGAACTTATAACGTCAAGATTAGATTCACATTAGACCGCAAGGTAAAACGCTTATCCACCAACCTGTTTGTAACTCAACAAGACCTAACTAAATCCCTCAAATTCAAAGAGGACACTTCCATTAAGAGAGAAATAGATAGGCTTGTTCTCTATTATAGGGAACAGTGCTTAAAACTGCAATTAGACCAAAATCATTATTCATTGGATGAGATAATTGAGTTCCTAAACGGAGAGCAAGAGAAGCAACAGACCATTGACTTTATAAAGTTCAGTCGTGAGTGGATAGCTTCTACTACCATAAAAGGAGCACCCAATTACACTACTGCCATCAATGCTTTGGTACGGTTTGTAGGTAAGGAAGAATTGGATATAAATCTTATCACCTTAGACTTCTTGGAACAGTTCAAAGCATTTTTAATTGGAGAACGTGATGCACGTACCAAGAAACTAATGCAGCAAGGTAAACGTGTGACCTCTAACCGCACCCTTTCCCTCTACTTGGTAAGCATCAAGAAGCTGTTCAATGAAGCCAAACGTAAGTTCAATAAGAAAGACAAGAACCTTATTCTTATTCCTAACTCACCCTTTGAGGACTTCAAGATACCTAAACAGGAAGCTACACGTAAGAGAGCCATTCCAGCAGACATCATTAAAAAGGTGTGGAAGCTGCCTTATAAAGACATGAAGAAAGGATATAAGTCCACCTGCCGTTATAACTTGGCTAAAGATTGTTTCATTCTCTCATTCTGTCTTATTGGAATCAATTCAGCAGACCTTTACAATGCTACTAAAATGAGAGGGAACACTATTATCTATAACAGAACCAAAACCAAGGCTCGTAGATTGGATGGTGCAAAGATGATGGTAGATATTCCTAAGATAGTGCAACCTCTTATTGATAAGTACAAGGATAGCACAGGAAAACGTCTGTTCAACTTCTATCAATATTATGGGGATGAAAAGACATTTAACAAGGCTATCAATTCTGGATTGAAAGAGATTGGTTCAATATTAGAAGTAGATGATTTGGAGTACTATGCAGCGCGCCATTCATGGGCTACTATTGCATTGAACAAAGTAGGCATAGACAAATATATAGTCCATGCAGCCCTTAATCACATAGACGACTCAATGAAAGTGACAGACATTTATATTGAACGTGACTTTGTAAATGAGAACAAGGCTAACGCCAAAGTTGTGAAGTACGTGTTTGGTAAGTAA
- a CDS encoding endonuclease/exonuclease/phosphatase family protein has translation MKNLNLLFIEGNRTKIDNSNVVESYNKIKAWGFIETMPIEYFPMEEAKNKLGGRKLYRPTITRKKGEGSATISNFEIKMVEVQEADYDKYDGVCGDGQHRTIALMFDELKDVTATYQPVKLSKENMDILAYISIRNNGRKWSNDDFYASNISTGDTNADYILNKRKEGYIPAFLFNVYTLGTSNLTAAQIKSIQQGYKKLSDFSKVQISKDTQDKGDRILAALESNSFISNDRFTGRFGAGLKAFFTECKDIEIVVNTINHINKENWNKYFTPIAGQSMEAKSYKEALTKLTEQIKK, from the coding sequence ATGAAGAACTTAAATTTATTGTTCATCGAAGGTAACCGCACTAAAATTGACAACTCTAACGTAGTTGAATCTTACAACAAGATTAAGGCATGGGGATTCATCGAAACAATGCCTATTGAATACTTCCCAATGGAAGAAGCTAAGAATAAATTAGGCGGTAGAAAGTTGTACAGACCTACTATTACTCGTAAGAAAGGGGAAGGCTCTGCTACTATCAGCAATTTCGAGATTAAAATGGTTGAAGTACAGGAAGCAGACTATGACAAGTACGACGGTGTTTGTGGCGATGGTCAGCATAGAACAATAGCCCTCATGTTTGATGAATTGAAAGATGTTACAGCTACTTATCAGCCAGTAAAACTCTCTAAAGAGAATATGGATATATTGGCTTACATATCAATACGTAACAATGGCAGGAAATGGTCTAATGATGATTTTTATGCTTCCAATATTTCAACAGGAGATACTAATGCAGACTATATCCTTAATAAAAGGAAAGAAGGCTATATTCCTGCATTCCTTTTCAATGTTTATACTCTTGGAACATCTAATCTGACAGCAGCACAAATCAAGTCAATCCAACAAGGATATAAGAAACTCTCTGACTTTAGTAAAGTTCAAATCAGCAAAGATACACAAGATAAGGGAGATAGAATCTTAGCGGCATTAGAATCTAACAGCTTCATCTCTAATGATAGGTTTACTGGACGTTTTGGAGCAGGACTGAAAGCATTCTTTACTGAATGTAAGGATATAGAAATAGTTGTAAACACTATCAACCATATCAATAAAGAGAATTGGAATAAGTACTTCACCCCAATTGCAGGTCAGAGCATGGAAGCCAAATCTTATAAGGAAGCTCTAACTAAATTGACAGAACAAATAAAGAAGTAA
- a CDS encoding DEAD/DEAH box helicase family protein: MITKLDIQEKDGFLTMKDFPMNCIFNKVKTGCGATTIALTNNENYIITVPTTELIENKCYPTKDADGNVKFWKKHERRAGLSPVVNNLFGLYGNFTLELKKKLKDYLSSVGVKKIICTYDKIDKLMEFINPKDFKLTIDEYHNFLKQYSFRDKAINGVLAHFKEFKSYCFLSATPIPNNLKPAIFNDIPEYIADWNTTDDITVYPYHTDKPYMVAAKFIKTYQAKGCLNVNGIESKEAYFFINSVTEIKAILKQTQLTEDDYRIICADNPKNRRTLEEYTISSSADAPKKFNFITSKSFEGVDFHSETGLCFVVSNVQNRHTLVSIDMDIPQIVGRIRTKSNPFRNKVVHIFNTKATDHYTTFEEMEQIVDKEVKAAQERADMLNNTKLSEAATKQQINEIKKVGIESYLSYQENKFVVNDMVAKLQLYSYYIATVVYQSDKSLRETYAQSGIVTTKGKWHIAPEKFVKELIVKPTFRELHKRYCEIKANPMTFDLQTIDIEHEYPILGRAYRQLGVKELKRLRTIKSIQEALGEA, translated from the coding sequence ATGATAACCAAGTTAGATATTCAAGAGAAAGATGGATTCCTTACCATGAAGGACTTCCCTATGAACTGCATCTTTAATAAGGTCAAGACAGGTTGCGGTGCTACTACCATAGCACTTACCAATAACGAGAATTATATCATTACTGTTCCAACCACAGAACTGATTGAGAACAAATGCTATCCAACTAAAGATGCAGATGGTAATGTGAAGTTCTGGAAGAAACATGAACGCAGAGCAGGATTAAGTCCTGTTGTTAATAACCTGTTTGGCTTATATGGAAATTTCACCTTAGAGCTAAAGAAAAAATTAAAGGATTACTTATCTTCTGTTGGAGTAAAGAAGATTATCTGCACCTATGACAAGATAGACAAGTTGATGGAGTTTATCAATCCTAAAGACTTTAAACTGACGATTGACGAATACCACAACTTCCTTAAACAATACTCATTCAGAGACAAGGCTATTAATGGGGTGTTGGCTCACTTTAAAGAGTTCAAATCCTATTGCTTCTTGTCAGCTACTCCTATTCCAAACAATTTGAAGCCAGCAATCTTCAATGACATTCCAGAATACATAGCTGATTGGAATACAACAGATGATATTACTGTTTATCCTTACCATACAGACAAGCCTTATATGGTAGCAGCCAAGTTTATCAAGACCTACCAAGCTAAAGGTTGTCTGAATGTGAACGGCATAGAGAGCAAGGAAGCATATTTCTTCATTAACAGCGTTACAGAGATTAAAGCCATACTTAAACAGACACAACTAACAGAGGATGATTATAGAATTATTTGTGCTGACAATCCTAAGAATAGAAGAACCTTAGAAGAATATACTATATCAAGTTCTGCTGACGCTCCCAAGAAATTCAACTTTATCACTTCCAAATCATTTGAGGGTGTGGACTTCCATTCTGAAACAGGATTATGCTTTGTTGTCAGCAATGTTCAGAACAGACACACATTGGTCAGCATTGATATGGATATACCTCAAATTGTAGGAAGAATCAGAACCAAGTCCAATCCATTTAGAAATAAAGTAGTCCATATCTTCAACACTAAAGCTACTGACCATTACACAACATTTGAAGAAATGGAGCAGATTGTGGATAAGGAAGTAAAGGCAGCACAAGAAAGGGCTGATATGCTTAATAATACCAAACTATCAGAAGCGGCAACCAAGCAACAGATTAATGAGATTAAGAAAGTTGGGATTGAATCTTACCTATCTTATCAAGAGAATAAATTTGTCGTTAATGATATGGTAGCCAAGTTACAGCTTTACAGCTATTATATTGCTACTGTGGTTTACCAATCAGACAAATCATTAAGAGAAACTTATGCCCAATCTGGAATAGTAACTACTAAAGGTAAATGGCATATCGCACCAGAGAAGTTTGTCAAGGAATTAATTGTAAAGCCAACTTTCAGAGAACTACACAAACGATATTGTGAAATCAAAGCAAACCCAATGACATTTGACTTGCAAACCATTGATATAGAACATGAATATCCAATCTTAGGCAGAGCTTACCGCCAACTTGGAGTGAAAGAATTAAAGCGATTGCGAACCATCAAATCCATTCAAGAGGCTTTAGGTGAAGCATAA
- a CDS encoding DUF3871 family protein, whose protein sequence is MRDLVIMPAMAQRRESLNMGEFAEEAIIVEEVAAPKRVNHFIEANTQEVTLQHLQQDCIIPSFASMEETISHQSFIGAVVDAAKDYFHGEQFDMPEIRISHPINGRIPSALGKKASELTDEEKTLFYQRMCFCFEIPSIVHDEYGNRLALSIGGVRAYNEINLYSKKSVERFKIFIGFRNRVCSNLMLTTDGLQDKIEVLSIQELYAAALNLFHAYNPSKDLHLLRTLGQMSISTSEFCQIIGRMRLYQALTPNQQKRLPRLLLGDSQINAACRAFVSDANFKSTGDSITGWQLLNLLNGSVKSSYIDNFLERNLNCTEFVQGIQRAKLGDSEYAWFLG, encoded by the coding sequence ATGAGAGATTTAGTAATTATGCCAGCTATGGCACAGCGTAGAGAATCATTAAACATGGGTGAGTTTGCAGAAGAAGCAATTATTGTGGAAGAAGTTGCAGCACCCAAAAGAGTAAACCATTTCATTGAAGCAAACACACAGGAAGTAACCTTACAGCACTTACAGCAAGACTGCATCATTCCAAGTTTTGCATCAATGGAGGAAACCATAAGCCACCAATCCTTTATAGGTGCAGTAGTAGATGCAGCTAAGGATTACTTTCATGGAGAACAGTTTGATATGCCAGAGATTAGAATCTCACACCCTATCAATGGCAGAATACCAAGTGCATTAGGTAAGAAAGCATCTGAATTGACAGACGAAGAGAAAACTTTGTTCTATCAGAGAATGTGTTTCTGTTTTGAAATTCCATCCATTGTACATGATGAATACGGTAATCGTTTAGCGTTATCCATTGGTGGAGTGAGAGCATATAACGAGATTAACCTATACAGTAAGAAGTCTGTTGAGAGATTTAAAATCTTCATAGGCTTTCGTAATCGTGTGTGCTCAAATTTAATGCTTACTACTGACGGCTTGCAGGATAAGATAGAAGTCCTAAGCATACAGGAACTATATGCAGCAGCATTGAATCTGTTCCATGCTTACAACCCATCCAAAGACCTGCATCTGTTAAGGACACTTGGGCAGATGTCAATCTCAACGAGTGAGTTCTGCCAGATAATAGGCAGGATGAGATTATATCAAGCTCTTACACCCAACCAACAGAAACGCTTACCTCGTCTATTATTAGGAGACAGTCAGATTAATGCAGCTTGCAGAGCATTCGTTTCTGATGCGAACTTCAAGAGTACAGGGGACAGCATTACAGGCTGGCAGCTCTTAAACCTGCTCAATGGTTCTGTGAAGTCAAGTTACATAGATAACTTTTTGGAGAGGAATCTTAATTGCACAGAGTTCGTACAAGGCATTCAACGTGCCAAATTAGGAGATAGTGAATACGCTTGGTTCTTGGGCTGA
- a CDS encoding JAB domain-containing protein, whose amino-acid sequence MDIDYTVGEVELSYKPKFKNIYKVVSSEDAYKYLLPTYKEGTICYKEYFKVLFLNQASQVLGYTLISEGGITDTTVDVRVILQAALLTNSVAIILAHNHPSGSMKPSRQDMEITKQVKEAARLMRITVTDHLILTDAGYYSFADEGEL is encoded by the coding sequence ATGGATATAGATTATACTGTGGGAGAAGTGGAACTGTCCTACAAACCCAAATTCAAGAATATATATAAGGTAGTCAGTTCAGAGGATGCTTATAAATATTTGCTTCCTACATATAAGGAGGGTACAATCTGTTACAAAGAATATTTCAAAGTCTTGTTTCTAAACCAAGCCAGCCAAGTTTTAGGTTACACTCTCATATCAGAGGGAGGAATAACAGATACGACCGTAGATGTCAGAGTAATTCTACAAGCTGCATTGCTCACCAATTCAGTAGCTATCATTCTTGCTCATAACCACCCAAGTGGTAGCATGAAACCAAGCAGGCAGGATATGGAGATTACTAAGCAGGTCAAAGAAGCTGCAAGACTTATGAGAATTACAGTAACAGACCACCTCATATTAACAGATGCAGGATATTATAGCTTCGCAGACGAGGGAGAATTATAA
- a CDS encoding tyrosine-type recombinase/integrase codes for MSLKYSSTTADYLVWSDAMNLIRKLAKDENYKISLLIALGCFTGLRISDILSLRWKQILDADEFTVIEKKTDKVRTIRLNPQLQHHIKECYEHINPVGINAPILISQKGTIFTVQRINIILKEVKKKYRLKIKNFSCHSLRKTFGRQVYNMNSDNAELALVKLMELFNHSSVAITKRYLGLRQEEILQTYDCLSF; via the coding sequence ATGTCACTTAAATATTCAAGCACAACCGCAGACTATCTTGTTTGGTCTGATGCAATGAACCTAATAAGGAAGTTAGCCAAAGACGAGAATTATAAAATCTCACTTCTTATAGCTTTAGGATGCTTCACAGGATTAAGAATATCTGATATTCTATCTCTAAGATGGAAGCAGATATTAGATGCTGACGAGTTTACAGTAATTGAGAAGAAGACAGACAAAGTAAGGACTATCAGACTGAACCCCCAATTACAACATCATATTAAAGAGTGCTACGAGCATATAAATCCTGTTGGAATCAATGCGCCAATTCTTATAAGTCAGAAAGGCACTATCTTCACAGTTCAGAGAATCAATATCATTCTTAAAGAGGTGAAGAAGAAGTACAGGTTAAAGATTAAGAACTTTAGCTGTCATTCGCTTAGAAAGACATTTGGTAGGCAGGTCTATAACATGAACAGCGATAATGCTGAACTTGCCTTAGTAAAGCTGATGGAACTGTTCAATCACAGTTCTGTAGCCATTACTAAGAGATACTTGGGATTAAGGCAGGAAGAAATCTTGCAGACTTATGACTGTTTGAGCTTCTAA
- a CDS encoding tyrosine-type recombinase/integrase, translating to MEKLTKSMPLFKERNCSVSIVLDSRTRRKNAYEFPLSLRFTIDRKFFYLTVGSSFSEKKFSDICNATKCKSENYKLQKEWKDTFVPKYKKVLSNLNKGGILTFEMVRQCIIGEDVVLSEEETTKSQSFISIWEQVINGFKTDDGGARFTTAESYECALKSFRKILGANTIKGFCISAAEIQKWKDGMHNGVKDENGAVVGKISDTTVGIYLRCCRAVWNRCVHEGFLKDIPYPFSNKKEKGLVSIPKSAKRKQNFLNVAQMTELYNLFVSKEYPEHWTEEYTQRAHYSLGLFLAQYLCNGFNMADAGRLTYDNYYYKTDGKAFRFNRKKTSRRSADGSEVIVPIIPPLQYVLDEIAAPPTRDGFVFPDILKGAETEELRRKYTVQENSNVKDRVIKICHEALHWDKSICPSGTWCRHSFATNLHNAGVDMDYISESMGHASSDHAITQIYIEHYPLDIQMQNNSKLLNLGETSERDALLAKLANMSTEELAKLFA from the coding sequence ATGGAAAAATTAACGAAATCCATGCCCCTTTTCAAAGAACGTAATTGTTCTGTCTCTATCGTGTTGGATTCACGTACTCGCAGGAAAAATGCGTATGAGTTCCCATTATCCCTTCGCTTCACGATTGACCGCAAGTTCTTTTATCTTACAGTCGGAAGTTCTTTTAGCGAGAAAAAGTTCTCAGACATCTGCAATGCAACCAAATGCAAGAGTGAGAACTACAAACTTCAAAAAGAGTGGAAAGATACCTTTGTCCCTAAATACAAGAAAGTTTTGAGTAATCTGAACAAGGGTGGCATCCTGACATTTGAGATGGTGCGCCAATGTATTATAGGTGAGGATGTGGTACTATCTGAAGAGGAAACAACCAAGTCACAATCGTTTATCAGTATATGGGAGCAAGTTATCAATGGTTTCAAAACAGATGATGGTGGAGCACGTTTTACCACGGCCGAAAGTTACGAGTGTGCGCTCAAATCATTCAGGAAGATACTTGGAGCAAATACAATTAAGGGCTTTTGTATCAGTGCAGCAGAAATCCAGAAATGGAAAGATGGGATGCACAATGGGGTTAAAGACGAGAATGGTGCAGTCGTTGGAAAAATCAGCGACACCACAGTAGGCATTTATCTACGTTGTTGCCGTGCCGTATGGAATCGGTGTGTACACGAAGGATTCCTCAAAGATATTCCTTATCCTTTTTCCAACAAGAAAGAGAAAGGTCTTGTAAGCATACCCAAAAGTGCGAAGCGCAAACAGAACTTCTTGAATGTCGCTCAAATGACAGAACTCTATAACCTTTTTGTTTCAAAGGAATATCCAGAACACTGGACGGAAGAATATACGCAACGTGCCCACTACTCATTGGGACTATTCCTTGCCCAATACCTTTGCAACGGCTTCAATATGGCTGACGCAGGGCGATTGACATACGACAACTACTATTACAAGACAGATGGCAAGGCTTTCCGCTTCAACCGAAAGAAAACCTCCCGTAGGAGTGCTGACGGTTCGGAAGTAATTGTTCCTATCATCCCTCCCTTACAATATGTATTAGACGAGATAGCGGCACCACCCACCCGGGATGGTTTTGTGTTTCCCGATATATTAAAAGGTGCGGAAACGGAAGAGCTGCGCCGTAAGTACACCGTGCAGGAGAATTCAAATGTGAAAGACCGTGTCATCAAGATTTGCCACGAGGCACTGCATTGGGACAAGTCCATCTGCCCGTCCGGTACATGGTGCCGTCACTCGTTTGCCACCAACCTGCATAATGCCGGAGTAGATATGGACTATATCTCTGAAAGCATGGGGCATGCTTCATCAGACCATGCAATCACTCAAATATACATTGAGCATTACCCTCTCGATATACAGATGCAGAACAACTCAAAGCTGCTAAACTTGGGAGAAACTTCAGAAAGGGATGCCTTGTTGGCTAAGCTGGCAAATATGTCCACAGAAGAATTGGCTAAACTATTCGCATAA
- a CDS encoding DUF6043 family protein yields the protein MFDFIERIKDFNLRKEHTDMLIRAWKTENKKVYSDFVRRIEAVKKGDMSIITEMMDVAKNCVPEEVRVFHNWLGDVLNGKVKMADITQSIQGLSIEHIHMIAKCLVYKEQWMAIDMKTGEVKVTSKKVNGYLMVRSGTPIEIWNRMSVDKRVYIVSQTEALMKNSKGCWMFSNLERKMIYQAITFFARLIFLTYASATGHFLANLYDLVIERKDNLPYCMYYYVVFDHGLTKMAMLLNQFLLSENIDQGSMLMVKDCINALVLHSLDMGTETKASWEKTADECGADIWKEVAFLLRSMKGRRGNKKQVMTIDDLIVGNKAEVKQCIMEFLETNTEDICLAYLLVVLVKTEHIKSSVKYMTFHRAIEQLTQRHYGYDVPQKRYGEMKEFNFKCSMQSASYKKAKKIIDRWTICFEECK from the coding sequence ATGTTTGATTTCATAGAACGGATAAAAGATTTCAATTTGAGGAAGGAGCATACGGATATGCTTATTCGCGCATGGAAGACTGAGAACAAAAAAGTTTATTCGGATTTTGTAAGACGGATAGAAGCAGTCAAAAAAGGTGATATGAGCATTATTACCGAAATGATGGATGTCGCTAAGAACTGTGTTCCAGAAGAAGTACGGGTATTCCATAACTGGTTAGGAGATGTCTTGAATGGGAAAGTGAAGATGGCAGATATTACCCAAAGCATTCAGGGGTTATCCATTGAGCATATCCACATGATAGCAAAATGCCTTGTCTATAAAGAACAGTGGATGGCCATAGATATGAAGACCGGAGAGGTAAAAGTGACCTCCAAGAAAGTAAACGGCTACCTGATGGTTCGTTCGGGAACACCGATAGAGATATGGAATCGTATGTCTGTAGATAAAAGAGTCTATATCGTCAGCCAGACTGAGGCATTGATGAAGAACAGCAAAGGATGCTGGATGTTCAGCAACCTTGAAAGAAAGATGATATATCAGGCCATAACTTTCTTTGCAAGACTTATATTCCTTACATATGCATCGGCAACAGGACATTTCCTCGCTAACCTCTACGACCTTGTCATTGAGCGTAAAGACAATCTTCCTTATTGCATGTATTATTATGTTGTCTTTGACCACGGACTGACAAAGATGGCGATGCTGCTAAATCAGTTTCTACTATCAGAGAACATTGATCAGGGAAGTATGCTAATGGTGAAAGATTGTATCAATGCCCTAGTTCTGCACAGTCTTGATATGGGAACTGAAACAAAAGCATCATGGGAAAAGACTGCTGATGAATGTGGAGCTGACATCTGGAAAGAGGTTGCGTTTCTTCTTCGTAGTATGAAAGGCAGACGAGGAAATAAGAAACAGGTAATGACCATTGATGACTTGATTGTCGGGAACAAAGCCGAGGTAAAACAGTGCATTATGGAATTTCTGGAAACAAACACTGAAGACATCTGCCTTGCCTATCTGCTCGTTGTTCTTGTTAAAACCGAACATATTAAATCCTCAGTGAAGTATATGACTTTTCACCGCGCCATCGAACAACTTACCCAACGACACTACGGATATGATGTTCCCCAAAAGCGATATGGAGAGATGAAGGAGTTTAATTTCAAGTGTTCTATGCAGAGTGCCAGTTATAAGAAAGCCAAGAAAATCATAGATAGGTGGACAATCTGTTTTGAGGAGTGTAAATAA
- a CDS encoding DUF3853 family protein, whose amino-acid sequence MEEKFNFTQLLQKPIAMMTGEELCFLIGKSVESIEKPTSQATSKGNYYGIEGIARVFGCSVPTANRIKKSGVIDKAITQIGRKIVVDADLALSLAKEAGSIHIKE is encoded by the coding sequence ATGGAAGAAAAATTCAATTTTACCCAATTACTTCAAAAGCCCATCGCTATGATGACGGGCGAAGAACTTTGTTTTCTTATCGGCAAGAGTGTGGAGAGTATAGAAAAACCCACATCGCAGGCAACCTCCAAAGGCAACTATTATGGCATTGAGGGCATTGCCCGTGTGTTCGGTTGCAGTGTACCCACAGCCAACCGTATTAAAAAAAGTGGTGTTATAGACAAAGCCATCACGCAGATAGGACGTAAGATAGTGGTGGATGCAGACCTCGCACTGTCTTTGGCAAAGGAAGCTGGTAGCATTCACATCAAGGAGTGA